One window of Methanothermobacter tenebrarum genomic DNA carries:
- a CDS encoding undecaprenyl-diphosphate phosphatase, producing MDVIQAIILGIVQGATEFLPISSSAHLVIVPHLIGVNYSDLAFDTLLHIATLVAVIGYFRGEVVDILKGFFSSLLDIPQGTFSEEIENDPIKRLSWFIIIGSIPAGFMGVFFKDFFEGLFNNLPAVGSLLIVTGFILWASEILYRRFSRKRVFNNMNLVDVLLIGFAQGCAIMPGISRSGATVATGLSVGLEREFVARYSFLLSIPAILGASLVQLKDIMGGFHFETESFTLGFITATVSGYLAIKYFLKFIKTKNLVLFSCYCWIIGGLTLLISLL from the coding sequence TTGGATGTTATACAGGCAATAATATTAGGGATAGTCCAGGGTGCTACAGAGTTTCTGCCCATAAGTAGTTCTGCCCATCTTGTAATAGTACCTCATCTTATTGGCGTGAATTATTCAGATCTTGCATTTGATACTCTCCTTCATATAGCCACTCTTGTTGCTGTTATCGGATATTTCCGAGGTGAAGTGGTGGATATTCTTAAAGGCTTTTTTTCGAGCCTATTAGATATCCCACAGGGGACTTTTAGTGAAGAGATTGAAAATGATCCTATTAAAAGATTGTCATGGTTTATAATAATTGGGAGCATCCCCGCGGGTTTTATGGGTGTTTTTTTCAAAGACTTTTTTGAGGGACTTTTCAATAATCTGCCTGCAGTTGGATCCTTACTCATCGTCACAGGTTTCATATTATGGGCTTCTGAGATACTATATAGAAGGTTTTCGAGGAAAAGAGTTTTTAATAACATGAACCTGGTTGATGTCCTTTTGATCGGTTTTGCCCAAGGATGCGCTATAATGCCTGGTATATCCCGTTCAGGGGCGACTGTAGCAACCGGATTATCAGTTGGACTTGAACGGGAATTCGTGGCAAGATACAGTTTCTTATTGTCTATACCCGCGATATTGGGGGCTTCACTAGTCCAATTAAAGGATATAATGGGCGGATTCCATTTTGAAACAGAGAGTTTTACATTAGGATTTATTACGGCCACAGTTTCCGGTTATTTGGCCATTAAATATTTCTTGAAGTTTATAAAAACTAAAAATTTGGTTTTATTCTCCTGTTACTGTTGGATAATAGGAGGGTTAACACTCCTTATAAGCCTCTTATAA
- the surE gene encoding 5'/3'-nucleotidase SurE, with translation MKILITNDDGVNSSGIIAAKDAVESLGECIIVAPATQQSGIGHALTLFEPIRVNDVTLRDGTMAYSVSGTPTDAVILGIFELAEEKPDLVISGINMGENLGKSELTTSGTIGAAMEAAVHGVPALAVSLQVKRGDIKFHDGHVDIDFSTAKKITYKIAKNILAKGLPEGVDFLNLNIPLHMKKEEIKLTRLGDRMYNVHVQKRLDPRGRPYYWIDGEPAGHDLPGTDVYTLKKENVATLTPLSLDCTSNLKSMKGWLQP, from the coding sequence ATGAAAATCTTGATAACAAATGATGACGGAGTGAATTCCTCGGGTATAATAGCTGCAAAGGATGCTGTGGAGAGCCTTGGAGAATGTATAATAGTGGCCCCTGCCACTCAGCAGAGTGGGATAGGACACGCTTTAACATTATTTGAGCCTATTAGAGTTAATGATGTCACATTAAGGGATGGTACCATGGCTTATTCTGTTTCCGGGACGCCAACTGACGCCGTTATCCTTGGCATCTTTGAATTGGCGGAGGAGAAGCCTGACCTCGTGATTTCCGGGATAAATATGGGTGAAAACCTTGGAAAATCAGAGTTGACAACATCTGGGACTATTGGAGCTGCCATGGAAGCTGCTGTACATGGAGTGCCGGCTCTTGCGGTTTCGTTGCAAGTGAAAAGGGGTGATATCAAATTCCATGATGGACATGTTGACATTGATTTTTCCACTGCAAAGAAAATAACATATAAAATAGCTAAAAACATCCTCGCGAAGGGATTGCCTGAAGGTGTTGACTTCCTAAACCTCAACATACCCCTGCATATGAAAAAAGAAGAAATCAAGCTCACAAGATTAGGTGACAGAATGTATAATGTACATGTGCAAAAGAGGCTCGACCCCCGTGGCAGACCATATTATTGGATTGATGGAGAACCAGCAGGCCATGACCTTCCCGGGACGGATGTTTATACGCTTAAAAAGGAGAATGTAGCGACCCTCACACCGTTATCCCTTGACTGCACATCTAACCTTAAATCGATGAAAGGATGGCTTCAACCTTAA
- a CDS encoding 30S ribosomal protein S15, whose product MKIKPDWVEYSNEEIEELIIKLYKEGNPPSKIGIILRDQYGIPSVKSITGMKITEILEKHDIKLEYPEDLINLMKKAVNIREHLKEHPKDLHTRRGLQLVESKIRRLVKYYVRTGVLPEGWKYDPEKAALIVK is encoded by the coding sequence ATGAAGATAAAACCAGACTGGGTTGAATATTCTAATGAGGAGATAGAAGAACTGATAATAAAATTGTACAAGGAAGGAAACCCCCCTAGTAAGATAGGTATAATCCTAAGGGATCAATACGGGATCCCAAGCGTCAAATCAATAACAGGAATGAAGATAACAGAGATCCTAGAAAAGCATGATATAAAATTAGAGTACCCTGAGGATCTAATAAACCTCATGAAAAAAGCCGTTAACATCAGAGAACACTTAAAAGAACACCCAAAGGATCTTCACACCCGAAGAGGACTGCAACTTGTCGAATCCAAAATCAGGCGGCTAGTAAAATATTACGTGAGAACGGGTGTACTACCAGAAGGATGGAAATATGACCCAGAAAAAGCAGCGCTCATTGTTAAATAG
- a CDS encoding restriction endonuclease produces the protein MGSIQVGDLKREKLVNFMAKIMEESGFKVYKNFKTSKYVVDIYGIIPTAIGDMSVVVACKNYDKKWKVGLDVLKEMEMVAKNLKASKIVIVTTSDYTKQALNYAAKKNIKLIDRAGIISLAEKFSKRLQAPEEEFHDEIESYTPKESAFNNAKRSLLSRKEPKTSIFKQSRILFQNLFFLVLLVVGISIGLTHLIETFIRLDERILGILKIFFSFILSYGITPIGEKEKMFILLRGTVVFFISLLILIIIILI, from the coding sequence ATGGGATCAATTCAGGTGGGAGATTTGAAGAGGGAGAAGCTAGTAAATTTCATGGCTAAAATCATGGAGGAGTCTGGTTTCAAGGTTTATAAGAATTTCAAAACCTCAAAATATGTTGTGGACATTTATGGTATCATCCCCACCGCTATCGGAGATATGAGCGTGGTTGTGGCTTGCAAAAATTATGATAAAAAATGGAAAGTGGGATTAGATGTTCTAAAAGAAATGGAGATGGTTGCAAAGAATCTTAAAGCTTCTAAAATAGTTATTGTAACCACATCAGATTATACGAAACAGGCCCTAAATTATGCTGCCAAGAAAAATATTAAACTTATAGACAGGGCCGGGATAATATCATTAGCAGAAAAGTTTTCAAAGAGGTTGCAAGCACCAGAAGAGGAATTTCATGATGAAATAGAATCCTACACGCCTAAAGAATCCGCTTTTAACAATGCAAAGAGGAGTTTATTATCCAGGAAAGAACCTAAAACCAGCATATTCAAGCAATCTAGGATATTATTTCAAAACCTATTCTTCCTCGTTTTATTAGTAGTTGGAATCTCGATTGGACTCACACACCTTATAGAAACCTTTATTAGGTTAGATGAGAGGATCCTCGGGATACTGAAAATATTCTTCTCATTCATCCTCTCATATGGTATAACACCCATCGGAGAAAAAGAGAAAATGTTCATATTACTCAGGGGTACTGTAGTCTTCTTCATATCCCTCCTAATACTCATAATCATAATACTCATCTAA
- a CDS encoding XTP/dITP diphosphatase encodes MKITFITGNKHKVLEAKGIFKEFSIQVEQADIRYPELQGTLEEVAEYGAKYAAKLLKEPVIVEDAGLFIRSLKWFPGPYSAYVQETIGNKGILKLMENIDDRYAEFRSVVGYCAPDTEPETFLGVVKGKIGFKEKGDKGFAFDPIFYPEGENKTFGELTREEKNRISHRSKSFRKFAKWYKREVIL; translated from the coding sequence ATGAAGATAACATTTATAACAGGTAACAAACATAAGGTATTGGAAGCAAAGGGGATATTCAAGGAGTTTAGCATACAAGTGGAACAAGCAGACATCAGATACCCCGAACTCCAAGGCACGCTCGAAGAAGTGGCAGAATATGGTGCGAAGTATGCTGCGAAACTCCTCAAAGAACCCGTTATCGTAGAGGATGCAGGATTATTCATAAGGAGTCTAAAATGGTTCCCAGGACCATACTCAGCATATGTACAGGAGACCATAGGCAACAAGGGCATCCTCAAATTAATGGAGAACATAGATGATCGCTACGCCGAGTTCAGGTCGGTTGTAGGGTACTGCGCACCCGACACCGAACCCGAGACTTTTCTAGGCGTGGTGAAAGGTAAAATAGGATTTAAAGAAAAGGGAGATAAAGGCTTCGCATTTGACCCCATATTCTACCCAGAGGGTGAAAATAAAACCTTCGGGGAATTAACCAGAGAAGAGAAGAATAGAATATCCCACAGAAGCAAATCCTTCAGAAAATTCGCAAAATGGTACAAAAGAGAGGTGATCCTATGA
- a CDS encoding bifunctional N(6)-L-threonylcarbamoyladenine synthase/serine/threonine protein kinase → MLCLGIEGTAEKTGVGIVDDEGNILSSVVKSLIPDTGGIHPREAAEHHSKYLPELFTEALEEAGVEARDIDLVAFSRGPGLGPALRTVATAARTIALTLDIPIVGVNHCIGHIEIGRLTTGAEDPVSLYVSGGNTQVIAFEENRYRVFGETLDIAVGNMLDQFSREVGMGHPGGPKIEELAGKSSNYIRLPYTVKGMDLAFSGLLTAALRKYDAGAELEDLCYSLQETAFSMLVEVTERALAHTRKREVLLCGGVAVNRRLRMMLEKMCKGHYARFFMPPAEYCGDNGAMIAWLGQLTYKYKGADRIEDTTIIQRYRTDQVDIPWMEESKEKLELPSHLRAKGAEANIYNGNWLHYDVIVKERIKKDYRIKEIDEDLRRSRTRNEAKLFNEAKKCGVLTPLLFDINLKKASIKMENIIGKPLNDIIEDLDPDERRKVCKIIGEDIAKLHEHGIIHGDLTTSNIIMKDKSLVFIDFGLGRFSQETEDRGVDLLVLKKALQSTHYNIWRECFKEVLKGYERKSSIEIGSKIKEIEDRGRYT, encoded by the coding sequence ATGTTATGTCTAGGCATAGAAGGAACAGCAGAAAAAACAGGTGTCGGCATAGTGGATGATGAAGGCAATATTTTATCATCAGTTGTAAAATCATTAATTCCTGACACGGGTGGAATACATCCAAGGGAAGCGGCTGAACACCATTCCAAATATTTACCAGAACTTTTCACAGAAGCCCTTGAAGAGGCCGGAGTCGAAGCCAGAGACATTGACTTGGTGGCTTTTTCACGGGGTCCTGGACTTGGACCGGCCCTTCGAACCGTTGCAACAGCGGCAAGGACCATAGCATTAACATTGGATATACCTATAGTAGGGGTTAATCATTGTATTGGACACATAGAAATTGGAAGGCTTACAACCGGCGCCGAAGACCCGGTTTCGCTTTATGTAAGTGGTGGGAACACCCAGGTTATAGCATTCGAAGAAAACCGTTACCGGGTTTTCGGCGAAACCCTTGATATAGCTGTTGGGAACATGTTAGACCAGTTCAGTCGTGAAGTGGGAATGGGGCATCCCGGCGGTCCCAAGATAGAAGAATTGGCTGGAAAGTCTTCGAATTATATCAGATTACCATATACTGTTAAGGGTATGGACTTGGCATTTTCAGGTTTGCTCACAGCAGCCCTTAGAAAATACGATGCCGGCGCAGAACTTGAAGATCTTTGTTACAGTCTCCAAGAGACGGCATTTTCAATGCTCGTAGAGGTTACAGAAAGGGCCCTTGCACATACAAGGAAAAGAGAAGTTCTACTTTGTGGTGGGGTGGCTGTGAACAGGAGATTAAGGATGATGTTAGAAAAGATGTGCAAAGGACATTATGCCAGGTTTTTCATGCCACCAGCAGAATATTGTGGAGACAATGGTGCTATGATAGCATGGCTGGGCCAGCTCACATACAAGTATAAAGGGGCGGATCGTATAGAGGATACGACTATCATTCAACGTTATAGGACAGACCAGGTTGACATACCTTGGATGGAAGAGTCAAAGGAAAAATTGGAATTGCCCAGTCACCTTAGGGCAAAGGGTGCTGAGGCAAACATTTACAATGGAAATTGGCTCCACTACGATGTAATAGTAAAGGAGAGAATAAAAAAGGATTATCGGATAAAAGAAATTGATGAGGACCTTAGAAGATCCCGTACAAGAAATGAGGCTAAATTATTTAATGAAGCGAAAAAGTGTGGCGTCCTAACACCCCTTTTATTTGATATAAACCTTAAGAAGGCTTCCATTAAAATGGAGAATATCATAGGGAAGCCATTAAATGATATCATAGAAGATTTAGACCCGGACGAGAGGAGGAAAGTCTGTAAGATTATTGGGGAGGATATTGCTAAACTCCATGAGCATGGTATCATCCATGGGGATCTTACAACCTCTAATATTATCATGAAAGATAAAAGTCTAGTTTTCATCGACTTCGGCCTTGGAAGATTTTCACAAGAAACAGAAGATAGGGGAGTTGACCTTCTAGTCTTAAAAAAGGCCCTCCAGAGCACCCATTATAATATATGGAGGGAATGCTTCAAAGAGGTTCTCAAGGGCTATGAAAGGAAATCATCCATTGAAATAGGATCAAAGATTAAGGAGATAGAAGATAGGGGACGCTACACTTAA
- the ilvC gene encoding ketol-acid reductoisomerase yields MKIYYEDDIEMDVIADKKIAVIGYGSQGRAQARNMADSGLNVIVGVRSGGSSWNRAKEDGMNVMTIEDASREADIVHILIPDEIQATVYEQSIEPYLTEGNTISFSHGYNIHYGYIKAPEGVNVTMIAPKGPGAMVRRTYLEGFGIPGLVAVEVDATGDALEIALAMGKACGFARAGILETTFKEETETDLFGEQTVLCGGVTELIKTAFETLVEAGYQPELAYFETCHELKLIVDLIYEKGFTGMWKNVSNTAEFGGLTRRSRIITQNTKKEMEKILEEIQRGEFAKEWTLENKAGGPMLKRMRELEAELEIEKVGSKLRKLCGLQR; encoded by the coding sequence ATGAAAATCTATTATGAAGATGACATAGAAATGGATGTGATAGCTGATAAAAAAATAGCAGTCATAGGATATGGTAGCCAAGGAAGAGCCCAGGCCAGGAACATGGCCGACAGCGGATTAAACGTGATAGTGGGTGTTAGAAGCGGTGGAAGTTCATGGAACCGGGCTAAAGAGGATGGTATGAATGTCATGACAATAGAGGATGCTTCAAGGGAAGCCGACATCGTACATATCCTCATACCTGACGAAATACAAGCAACAGTCTATGAACAGTCAATAGAACCATACCTGACAGAAGGCAACACCATATCATTTTCACATGGATACAACATCCACTATGGGTACATAAAAGCCCCAGAAGGAGTTAACGTTACAATGATAGCACCAAAGGGTCCTGGGGCCATGGTCAGAAGAACATATTTAGAAGGGTTTGGAATACCAGGACTGGTAGCGGTCGAAGTCGACGCAACAGGAGACGCGCTTGAAATAGCCCTTGCAATGGGTAAAGCATGTGGATTCGCTAGAGCAGGAATATTAGAAACAACATTCAAGGAGGAGACCGAAACAGACCTTTTCGGTGAACAGACAGTCCTCTGTGGTGGTGTCACAGAACTCATAAAAACAGCCTTCGAAACTCTGGTGGAGGCAGGCTACCAACCAGAACTCGCATACTTTGAAACTTGCCATGAACTAAAACTAATAGTAGACCTCATCTACGAAAAAGGATTCACTGGAATGTGGAAAAACGTCAGCAACACCGCAGAATTCGGAGGCCTCACAAGACGTTCAAGGATAATCACCCAAAACACGAAAAAGGAAATGGAAAAAATATTAGAAGAGATCCAAAGAGGCGAATTCGCAAAAGAATGGACACTAGAGAACAAGGCTGGCGGGCCAATGCTAAAAAGAATGCGAGAACTTGAAGCGGAATTAGAAATAGAAAAAGTAGGATCCAAATTGCGAAAACTCTGCGGTCTACAAAGGTAA
- a CDS encoding DUF11 domain-containing protein codes for MMRRFALILALVMLVSIIGAGAVAAQEDDLPDGEADLAVDVTLTDSEGNPLDEATVGDEVVGVVEAANNGPDDATGVVVYLWQQGFGNPDVENIVNWWSVSWDGVNWVDFDPSFDPEDGIWDIGDMPAGDVYTLLIGFTAKEAGPGILGAGIEGDQYDPDYSNNEDEYVIDILEPVIPVSAGKVPMQPTGAPLALAILSVLMTIAGLTLPKIK; via the coding sequence ATGATGAGAAGATTTGCACTGATACTTGCATTGGTGATGCTAGTTTCTATAATCGGCGCTGGAGCAGTCGCGGCACAGGAAGATGATCTACCGGACGGAGAAGCGGATTTGGCGGTTGATGTTACGCTGACTGATTCTGAGGGTAATCCTTTGGATGAGGCTACTGTTGGTGATGAGGTTGTAGGTGTTGTTGAAGCGGCGAACAATGGACCGGATGATGCGACTGGTGTTGTTGTCTATTTATGGCAGCAGGGTTTCGGAAACCCTGATGTGGAGAATATTGTCAACTGGTGGTCTGTTTCATGGGATGGTGTCAATTGGGTGGACTTTGACCCTTCATTCGACCCAGAAGATGGCATATGGGATATAGGTGACATGCCAGCTGGGGATGTTTACACGCTCTTGATAGGATTCACGGCAAAGGAAGCTGGACCGGGCATCCTTGGAGCAGGGATAGAAGGCGACCAATACGACCCAGATTATTCAAACAATGAAGACGAATATGTCATCGATATCCTGGAACCTGTTATTCCAGTTTCTGCTGGTAAGGTTCCTATGCAACCTACAGGCGCTCCATTAGCACTTGCAATACTCTCAGTTCTCATGACAATAGCCGGCCTAACACTACCCAAAATAAAATAA
- the cobT gene encoding nicotinate mononucleotide-dependent phosphoribosyltransferase CobT: MFKELKVYGSEDFLHRVEDKKPLFLCVLATTATSHIPGITGAGASPDLTEYTPAADVELIVHEAPLCLPEIPKTVVEGGSTPTPAVITKACIELADIPFLVADAGARIKPNLPYILINEKPGEDIRTGKAVDNPRKIFENGKLLGEMLSNLAEHLIIGESTPAGTTTALGVLTALGYDASFKVSASLPENPHNLKRDVVKEGLENAGIGWGEKVKDPFKAVEAVGDPMIPAIAGICMGTDIPITLAGGTQMTAICALIKAIDKSFDFSRTPIATTIFVAEDETSDINQIAKQIGDITIYAVDPGFEKTTHEGLHGYLTGSVKEGVGAGGMLLAALLRGVGMDTIRDRIDELCHRLF; the protein is encoded by the coding sequence ATGTTCAAAGAATTGAAGGTTTATGGGTCTGAAGATTTCCTCCATAGAGTAGAGGATAAGAAACCATTATTTCTATGCGTACTTGCAACCACGGCCACTTCCCATATACCTGGTATAACAGGGGCTGGTGCCAGTCCGGATCTTACAGAATATACCCCAGCAGCTGATGTTGAGCTGATAGTCCATGAAGCCCCCTTGTGTCTTCCTGAAATACCCAAGACTGTGGTGGAGGGAGGGTCAACACCCACTCCTGCAGTGATAACAAAGGCATGTATAGAATTGGCTGATATACCATTCCTTGTAGCCGATGCAGGTGCTCGGATAAAACCTAATCTACCATATATTCTTATTAATGAAAAACCAGGAGAGGACATACGCACTGGCAAGGCTGTGGATAATCCGAGGAAAATATTTGAAAACGGTAAGCTACTTGGAGAGATGCTATCTAATCTAGCGGAGCATCTTATAATAGGTGAAAGCACACCCGCGGGCACCACCACAGCACTGGGGGTTTTAACAGCCCTAGGATATGATGCAAGTTTTAAAGTGAGCGCAAGCCTCCCTGAAAACCCACATAACCTTAAAAGGGATGTGGTCAAGGAAGGATTAGAAAACGCTGGTATAGGTTGGGGTGAGAAAGTCAAAGACCCATTTAAGGCTGTTGAGGCTGTTGGGGACCCCATGATACCTGCTATAGCGGGCATATGCATGGGAACCGATATACCTATTACATTAGCTGGTGGAACCCAGATGACAGCCATATGCGCCCTCATCAAAGCCATTGATAAGAGCTTTGATTTTTCAAGGACGCCCATTGCAACAACGATTTTCGTGGCAGAGGACGAAACTTCGGATATTAATCAGATAGCGAAACAGATAGGTGATATAACCATCTATGCTGTGGATCCTGGTTTTGAAAAGACCACCCATGAAGGTTTGCATGGTTATCTTACTGGATCTGTTAAGGAGGGTGTTGGTGCGGGTGGCATGCTCCTCGCAGCCCTTTTGAGGGGTGTGGGCATGGACACTATAAGGGACAGAATTGATGAGTTATGCCACAGGTTATTCTAA
- a CDS encoding methanogenesis marker 12 protein produces the protein MAFVGMDHGTTGISFTILSKEIEHFKLGREELSKGKVSAIEELSKRIDLAEIELMAITYAMGDAITTIKPLEKVENRGIISIGGAGKVTGGGTAVYSEIERSGIPTVLIPGLHRNLPCLDERFKAAYSHHGSAEKVSISYNAHLETGWENMIVSDISSNTVTILIQDSIIKGAMDACIGAMGVIHGPLDLEMIRAIDDGYKTANECFSHAGAVKIAGIDTKVSRAKDELLKRYLEGDHKARLALDTMAMTITMEIWGLIGIADKVDGIVLTGSVGAMEEPINFYDILKRQLDCPVEVRRLPAISGSLGSAQIARDIYNGKKEILGIEVESLP, from the coding sequence TTGGCATTCGTTGGAATGGACCACGGAACCACAGGCATATCCTTCACTATTTTATCAAAGGAAATTGAACACTTCAAATTAGGACGCGAAGAACTCTCAAAGGGTAAAGTCTCTGCAATAGAAGAGCTATCAAAAAGAATAGACCTCGCAGAAATCGAACTGATGGCAATAACCTATGCCATGGGAGACGCTATAACAACTATCAAACCCTTAGAAAAAGTTGAGAATAGGGGTATAATTTCCATTGGAGGTGCTGGTAAGGTCACTGGGGGTGGAACGGCAGTATATTCAGAGATAGAAAGATCAGGAATCCCAACAGTATTGATCCCCGGCCTGCACCGGAACCTTCCTTGTCTAGATGAACGTTTCAAAGCAGCATATTCTCATCATGGAAGCGCAGAAAAGGTCAGCATATCCTATAATGCCCACCTTGAGACTGGCTGGGAGAACATGATAGTCTCTGATATAAGCTCCAACACAGTAACTATCCTAATCCAAGACAGTATTATAAAGGGTGCTATGGACGCGTGTATAGGTGCTATGGGGGTCATACATGGACCCTTAGACCTTGAAATGATCAGGGCAATCGATGACGGTTACAAAACCGCCAACGAATGCTTCTCACATGCAGGGGCTGTGAAGATAGCGGGTATAGATACGAAGGTCTCAAGGGCGAAGGATGAACTCCTAAAAAGATATCTTGAAGGCGACCATAAAGCAAGACTAGCCCTTGATACAATGGCGATGACCATAACAATGGAGATCTGGGGACTTATAGGCATAGCCGACAAGGTAGATGGTATAGTCCTCACGGGATCAGTCGGGGCCATGGAAGAGCCCATAAACTTTTATGATATCCTCAAAAGGCAATTAGATTGTCCAGTGGAAGTTCGTCGATTACCAGCGATTTCAGGATCATTAGGCAGCGCCCAGATAGCCAGGGACATCTACAATGGAAAAAAAGAAATCCTTGGAATTGAAGTGGAAAGCCTACCCTAA
- a CDS encoding helix-turn-helix domain-containing protein: MLGCKFRLYPSKTVEAKLLQDLDLCRWLYNRLPEEKG; the protein is encoded by the coding sequence GTGCTCGGCTGCAAATTTCGTCTTTACCCGTCTAAAACAGTTGAAGCTAAACTACTCCAGGATCTTGACCTTTGCAGGTGGCTCTACAACCGCCTACCCGAAGAAAAAGGCTAA
- a CDS encoding LSM domain-containing protein, with amino-acid sequence MADKINRQFLKFKDRRVLVTLKNNNEHEGRLISIDNYLNTVLETENGIQFIRGTKIAFISLLG; translated from the coding sequence ATGGCTGATAAGATTAACAGACAATTTTTGAAATTCAAGGACAGGAGGGTGCTTGTCACCCTAAAAAATAATAATGAACATGAAGGTAGGCTTATATCCATTGACAATTATCTTAACACAGTACTTGAAACAGAGAATGGGATTCAGTTTATAAGGGGTACTAAGATAGCCTTCATCTCACTGTTAGGGTAG
- the ilvN gene encoding acetolactate synthase small subunit: protein MELKTHIISTVVEHKPGVLQRVSGLFTRRGFNIESITVGESETPGLARMTIIAKGDDKLLEQLTKQLNKLIDVIKVRDLEPTNIVQRELCLIKVHALEERARSEIIQYANIFRGRIVDVSTETLTVEITGDTDKIDAFIELMTGFGIKELARTGPTAMSRGSKTI from the coding sequence ATGGAACTTAAAACCCATATAATCAGCACCGTCGTCGAACACAAACCAGGAGTATTACAGCGGGTGTCAGGGTTATTCACAAGGAGAGGTTTCAACATTGAAAGCATAACAGTGGGAGAATCCGAAACTCCAGGGCTCGCCCGCATGACAATCATAGCAAAAGGTGATGATAAGCTCCTAGAACAACTAACAAAACAATTAAATAAACTAATAGATGTCATTAAAGTAAGAGACCTTGAACCCACAAACATAGTCCAAAGAGAACTCTGCCTGATAAAAGTCCACGCCCTCGAAGAAAGAGCAAGATCAGAGATAATACAATATGCAAACATCTTCCGTGGAAGAATAGTTGACGTGAGCACAGAAACTTTAACCGTGGAGATTACAGGGGACACCGACAAAATAGATGCATTCATAGAACTCATGACAGGATTTGGCATAAAAGAATTGGCGAGAACAGGCCCAACAGCAATGTCCCGGGGCTCCAAGACAATATAA
- the ilvE gene encoding branched-chain-amino-acid transaminase, which translates to MLSDKGKIWFNNRFVEWDDAKIHVLSHVVHYGSSVFEGIRCYKNREGSAIFRLEDHVRRLFDSAKIYMMDIPYTEEEICEAVIETVKINNLKECYIRPVVFRGYKELGVNPLNCPVEVVIAAWEWGSYLGQEALEEGVDVGISTWRRMAPNTLPNMAKAGGNYLNSQLVKMEAIKHGYDEGIILDYNGMVSEGSGENIFIVKDGELYTPPVSSSLLPGITRDSVIRLANEMGINVREERIPREMLYLADELFFTGTAAEITPIRSVDGIKVGDGRRGPITEKLQESFFKILRAEVADRFEWLRYIE; encoded by the coding sequence ATGTTATCCGATAAAGGTAAGATATGGTTCAACAATCGATTTGTAGAATGGGACGACGCAAAAATACATGTACTTTCACACGTAGTACATTATGGATCCAGCGTATTTGAAGGGATTAGATGCTATAAGAACAGGGAAGGATCCGCCATTTTCCGCTTGGAAGACCATGTTAGGAGATTATTTGATTCGGCGAAAATATATATGATGGACATCCCCTACACCGAAGAGGAAATATGTGAAGCCGTGATCGAAACGGTCAAAATTAACAACCTCAAGGAATGTTATATACGGCCTGTTGTCTTCCGAGGTTATAAAGAGCTTGGTGTAAACCCCCTTAATTGTCCAGTGGAGGTTGTGATCGCAGCATGGGAATGGGGAAGCTATCTTGGACAGGAAGCATTAGAAGAGGGTGTTGACGTTGGAATCTCAACCTGGAGGCGGATGGCGCCAAACACCCTCCCCAACATGGCTAAAGCCGGTGGAAATTACCTTAACTCCCAGCTAGTGAAGATGGAAGCTATAAAGCACGGCTATGATGAGGGTATAATCCTCGACTACAATGGGATGGTAAGTGAAGGTAGTGGGGAAAACATTTTCATAGTAAAGGATGGTGAACTCTACACGCCACCGGTATCCTCTTCACTACTACCTGGGATAACAAGAGATTCTGTTATAAGATTAGCCAATGAAATGGGCATCAATGTGAGAGAAGAGCGCATACCACGTGAAATGTTATATTTAGCGGATGAATTGTTCTTCACAGGAACGGCAGCTGAGATAACCCCTATAAGATCAGTTGATGGTATAAAGGTTGGAGATGGGAGAAGAGGCCCCATAACAGAAAAACTCCAGGAGAGTTTCTTTAAAATTTTAAGAGCAGAAGTCGCCGACAGGTTTGAATGGCTAAGGTACATCGAATAA